A window from Urocitellus parryii isolate mUroPar1 chromosome 1, mUroPar1.hap1, whole genome shotgun sequence encodes these proteins:
- the Nxph2 gene encoding neurexophilin-2: MSLRPVFIMIVLLSLLFCDGKEVVHASEGLDWEDKDAPGTLVGNVVHSRIISPLRLFVKQSPVPKPGPMAYADSMENFWDWLANITEAQEPLARTKRRPIVKTGKFKKMFGWGDFHSNIKTVKLNLLITGKIVDHGNGTFSVYFRHNSTGLGNVSVSLVPPSKVVEFEVSPQSTLETKESKSFNCRIEYEKTDRAKKTALCNFDPSKICYQEQTQSHVSWLCSKPFKVICIYIAFYSVDYKLVQKVCPDYNYHSETPYLSSG, translated from the exons ATGTCCCTTAGACCAGTCTTCATCA TGATTGTCCTTCTTTCTCTG CTATTCTGTGATGGTAaagaggtggtgcatgcctcagAAGGTCTGGACTGGGAAGACAAAGATGCCCCAGGGACATTGGTTGGAAACGTGGTGCACTCAAGGATCATCAGTCCTCTGCGCCTGTTTGTTAAACAGTCTCCAGTGCCCAAGCCAGGTCCCATGGCATATGCAGACAGCATGGAAAACTTTTGGGATTGGCTGGCCAATATCACAGAGGCTCAGGAGCCATTAGCAAGAACTAAGCGGAGGCCAATAGTGAAAAcgggaaaatttaagaaaatgtttggaTGGGGTGACTTTCATTCCAACATTAAAACTGTCAAACTCAACCTTCTCATCACAGGGAAAATTGTCGACCATGGAAATGGAACCTTCAGTGTTTATTTCCGGCATAATTCAACAGGCCTGGGCAATGTTTCAGTGAGCTTGGTACCTCCTTCCAAAGTGGTGGAATTTGAAGTTTCCCCCCAGTCGACCTTAGAGACCAAGGAATCCAAATCTTTCAATTGTCGCATTGAGTATGAAAAAACAGACCGGGCAAAGAAGACCGCCCTGTGCAACTTTGACCCGTCCAAGATTTGCTACCAGGAGCAGACTCAGAGCCATGTGTCTTGGTTATGCTCTAAGCCCTTCAAGGTCATTTGCATTTACATTGCCTTTTACAGTGTTGATTATAAACTTGTGCAGAAGGTCTGTCCTGACTATAATTATCATAGTGAGACCCCATACTTATCTTCTGGCTGA